In the Molothrus aeneus isolate 106 chromosome 28, BPBGC_Maene_1.0, whole genome shotgun sequence genome, one interval contains:
- the CISD3 gene encoding CDGSH iron-sulfur domain-containing protein 3, mitochondrial: MLRPRAAALVSLMRAAGDGRRYRDVSGGARVPSLCSAPPPQPVIAAKEPFPVELQEGKTYGWCACGHSKRQPFCDGSHKKEAPGLSSLRFTPTRTGPALLCGCKRTRSPPYCDGSHREDAVQAAPLHPRA; this comes from the exons CAGAGCGGCCGCGCTCGTTTCGCTGATGAGGGCGGCGGGGGACGGCCGCCGGTACCGGGACGTCTCGGGGGGGGCACGGGTCCCGTCGCTCTGCTCTGCGCCCCCTCCGCAGCCGGTGATCGCCGCCAAGGAGCCGTTCCcggtggagctgcaggaggggaaaaCCTACGGCTGGTGCGCCTGCGGGCACAGCAAGCGCCAG CCCTTCTGTGACGGTTCCCACAAGAAGGAGGCCCCGGGGCTGTCCTCGCTGCGCTTCACCCCCACCCGAACCGGCCCCGCGCTGCTCTGCGGCTGCAAACGCACCCGGAGCCCCCCGTACTGCGACGGCTCCCACCGGGAGGACGCGGTGCAGGCGGCGCCGCTGCATCCCCGCGCCTGA